Proteins co-encoded in one Girardinichthys multiradiatus isolate DD_20200921_A chromosome 11, DD_fGirMul_XY1, whole genome shotgun sequence genomic window:
- the ftr82 gene encoding finTRIM family, member 82 gives MADHTSPDYFSCSLCQNLLRDPVAIPCGHSFCMDCISGYWNEADYTGIYICPQCKITFTQRPVLRPNATLSMVAEKIKKSGLNLNLNTSLRNVYAGANDVPCDFCTGKKLKAIKSCLNCLACYCEKHLRPHYESATFKRHKLVDELGNLDRKICPQHQKSLELFCRTDQMCICAICTVSEHRGHDIVSAEAERSEKQKLLGVSQAEIRQKCQERVKELEELKTAVDSLKNSAQRAMVESQKMFEDMIRSIERMRSEVTKLIGINEKAAFNQAEALIERLEQEIDELKKKESGLKQLYSTEDHIHFLQNFNYLCTPTDDGFIPKVTVNPDFSFAAVRKAVAEIKERLEEFGREEMVKISKTVNEVPVYTTESRTLTLDRRSRGKEMTVDNTPAEPKARADFIKHFCQLKLDPITAYKELYISEGSRKVIRTRDLQPYNDNPERFDSFAQVLCREALSRGRFYWEIEWSGEFSIGVAYRSISRKGKGSLCLLGYNDKSWSLLCSDTGYSAWHNRVDKAVSGPHSSRIGVYLDHTAGVLAFYSIGSTMTLLHRFQTTFVEPVYPGFGVGTSVKICNVK, from the exons ATGGCTGATCACACTTCTCCTGATTATTTCAGCTGCTCCCTGTGTCAGAATCTTCTCAGGGACCCTGTGGCTATCCCCTGCGGCCACAGCTTCTGCATGGACTGCATAAGTGGCTACTGGAATGAAGCGGACTACACGGGGATTTACATTTGTCCCCAGTGCAAGATCACATTCACCCAGAGGCCTGTGCTGCGACCCAACGCCACCCTCAGCATGGTGGCCGAGAAGATCAAGAAGAGCGGCCTGAACCTCAACCTGAACACATCCCTGCGAAACGTCTACGCCGGGGCAAATGATGTGCCCTGCGACTTCTGTACAGGGAAGAAACTCAAGGCGATTAAgtcctgtctgaactgtctggcATGTTACTGTGAGAAGCATTTAAGGCCTCACTACGAGTCAGCCACATTCAAAAGGCACAAACTGGTGGACGAGCTGGGGAACCTGGACAGGAAGATCTGCCCGCAGCACCAGAAATCCCTGGAGCTCTTCTGCCGGACGGACCAGATGTGTATCTGTGCTATCTGCACTGTCAGTGAACACAGAGGCCATGACATTGTGTCCGCTGAGGCAGAGAGGAGCGAGAAACAG AAACTGTTGGGAGTTTCCCAAGCTGAGATTAGACAGAAATGTCAGGAAAGAGTGAAGGAGCTTGAGGAACTCAAGACTGCTGTGGACTCACTTAAG AATTCAGCCCAGAGAGCCATGGTGGAGAGTCAGAAAATGTTCGAGGACATGATTCGCTCCATTGAGAGGATGAGGTCAGAGGTGACCAAGTTGATCGGCATCAATGAGAAGGCTGCTTTCAACCAGGCAGAGGCTTTGATTGAGCgactggagcaggagatcgatgaGCTTAAGAAGAAGGAGTCCGGCCTCAAGCAGCTGTACAGCACTGAAGACCACATCCATTTTTTGCAG AACTTTAATTACCTGTGCACCCCAACTGATGATGGCTTCATACCCAAGGTGACTGTTAACCCCGACTTCTCCTTCGCCGCAGTCAGGAAAGCTGTAGCTGAGATTAAGGAGCGCCTCGAGGAGTTCGGCAGGGAGGAAATGGTCAAAATTTCCAAAACAG TAAATGAGGTCCCCGTCTACACTACGGAGAGCCGGACGTTGACGTTGGACAGAAGGAGCAGGG GCAAAGAAATGACTGTGGACAATACTCCTGCAGAGCCAAAAGCCAGAGCTGATTTTATTAAAC ACTTCTGCCAGCTGAAACTGGACCCCATCACTGCCTACAAAGAGCTCTACATCTCTGAGGGCAGCAGAAAGGTAATCCGGACCAGAGACCTGCAGCCTTACAATGACAACCCTGAGAGGTTCGACAGCTTCGCCCAGGTGCTGTGCCGAGAGGCCCTGTCCAGAGGTCGCTTCTACTGGGAAATCGAGTGGAGCGGGGAGTTCTCCATCGGTGTGGCCTACAGAAGCATCAGCAGGAAGGGCAAAGGCTCACTGTGCCTGCTGGGCTACAACGACAAATCCTGGAGCCTCCTCTGTTCTGACACGGGATACTCCGCCTGGCACAACCGGGTGGACAAAGCTGTCAGCGGGCCGCACTCATCCAGGATAGGCGTGTACCTGGACCACACGGCGGGTGTGCTGGCGTTTTATAGCATAGGCAGCACCATGACGCTCCTGCACAGGTTTCAGACCACGTTTGTTGAGCCCGTCTATCCAGGCTTTGGAGTCGGAACATCTGTGAAGATCTGCAATGTCAAGTGA